The following proteins are encoded in a genomic region of Acidobacteriota bacterium:
- a CDS encoding M36 family metallopeptidase has protein sequence MLPFRFSRKFRFSIVAVFTAVLTVSMIVFDSSGSRFEASLTSRAASFDVGHARRSPNYDIREDNSAAAQAHRASARSAVGKTPAELAEIGNSIDRGAASLTAKAPYAKIEFNSLYHSPAVIGTDTWAASAEFLSGPSGGLRAETLRRFVSQNSELFGIDHRQTETLVSSHEYSNPDGVLSFAGLEQRVNGIPVFQGEIKAGFTNDGRLIRVINGIVPGVESGSMSADFGEPINAVRSAAGHIGHSLRPSDAELDKERSSISKIVFGRDDWATTAEKFYFPTEAGVAVPAWRVLFWLPHTAYYVIVDAANGSMLWRKDLAEDQSLTATFNVYGNATSPLKTADSPTPFSPGCTDPNLCPSPPVVQRSNFTLVGNEAPEQFNDIGWIPDAGLPVRMPPNPNITDGNNVEAGLDRDGTQGVDPTGHAVGDPFRVFSYVYIPAPGDPPPGEPPSGAAYRNGVITHGFYAVNRWHDELYKLGFTEQAGNFQHFNFGRGGSEGDRVSLEIQDSSGSNSANHAVPADGGRSRLQSFLWTLSTPNRDGTLDSTVLLHEMTHGLSNRLHGNTSGLSSNMARGMGEGWSDFYPLALLSLPTDAPCGTYAIGSYITFGIVPGTANYYYGLRRYPVAKISCLGPGALPHNPLTFRNLNVNSCTNLPGSFPPGPLGSGTCDQVHNAGEIWAVTLWEARGVLIEIHGAVEGNRRMLQYTTDGMKLSPLNPTFLQARDAIIAAAQASGGTVDANAVREGFRRRGLGFSASIQAITPAAVTEAFDLAPSQIRSPFDFDGDGSTDISVYRPSEGNWYLQRSTQGFAAVNWGIATDKVVPADYDGDFKTDIAVFRKGENSTWYILNSGTNTVRILQWGANNLEQAILFDTVTPADYDGDGKADPAVWRLTDDLGEPARFLILQSSNGQARVRQWGLLSDVPVPADYDGDQKADLAIFRAASGQWWIEKSTNSSLSVLQFGTSGDKAVPGDYTGDVKADIAVWRPTSGEWFVLRSENNSYFAFPFGISSDLPVPGDYDGDGKYDAAVFRLSNSVWYANRSTAGIRIQQFGLNGDMPLPNAYIR, from the coding sequence ATGTTACCATTCCGGTTTTCGCGAAAATTTCGTTTTTCGATCGTTGCCGTATTTACCGCCGTATTGACCGTCAGCATGATCGTCTTCGATTCCTCGGGCTCGCGGTTTGAGGCGAGTCTGACCTCGAGGGCCGCTTCGTTCGACGTTGGCCACGCTCGCCGGTCACCGAATTACGACATCCGCGAAGACAACTCCGCCGCCGCTCAAGCCCATCGAGCGTCAGCAAGGTCTGCCGTCGGCAAAACGCCCGCTGAATTGGCCGAGATCGGAAACTCGATCGATCGCGGTGCCGCTAGTCTAACCGCGAAAGCTCCTTACGCAAAGATCGAATTTAACAGCCTTTACCATTCGCCCGCAGTGATCGGGACGGATACCTGGGCCGCATCAGCCGAGTTTCTCTCGGGCCCTTCCGGCGGTTTGCGAGCCGAAACGCTTCGCCGGTTTGTCAGCCAAAATAGCGAGCTATTCGGCATCGATCACCGCCAAACCGAAACACTTGTAAGCTCTCACGAATATTCAAATCCCGACGGTGTTCTCTCATTTGCCGGCCTCGAGCAACGAGTTAACGGCATTCCCGTCTTTCAGGGCGAGATAAAGGCCGGCTTTACAAATGACGGCAGATTGATCCGCGTGATCAACGGCATCGTTCCGGGGGTTGAGAGCGGCTCGATGTCTGCTGATTTTGGCGAACCGATCAATGCTGTGAGATCCGCTGCCGGACACATTGGACATTCGCTAAGGCCCAGTGACGCAGAACTTGATAAGGAGCGTTCGAGCATCAGCAAAATCGTTTTCGGCCGGGACGATTGGGCGACGACGGCTGAAAAATTCTATTTTCCGACCGAGGCGGGCGTTGCCGTTCCGGCTTGGCGGGTATTGTTTTGGCTTCCTCACACCGCATATTATGTGATCGTCGATGCTGCGAACGGCTCGATGCTCTGGCGAAAAGACCTTGCTGAGGACCAGTCATTAACGGCAACGTTCAATGTCTACGGCAATGCGACGAGTCCGCTGAAAACGGCCGACAGCCCGACGCCGTTCTCGCCCGGCTGCACGGATCCAAATCTATGTCCGTCTCCGCCTGTTGTACAGCGGTCAAATTTCACTCTCGTCGGCAACGAAGCACCGGAGCAGTTCAACGATATCGGTTGGATCCCCGACGCGGGACTTCCGGTCCGAATGCCGCCGAATCCAAATATCACCGACGGCAACAACGTCGAGGCAGGCCTTGACCGCGACGGCACACAGGGCGTCGATCCGACCGGCCACGCTGTCGGCGATCCGTTCCGCGTTTTCAGTTACGTCTATATTCCGGCTCCGGGCGATCCGCCCCCGGGCGAACCGCCGTCTGGAGCTGCCTATCGAAATGGCGTGATAACGCATGGCTTTTACGCTGTAAATCGCTGGCACGACGAACTGTATAAACTCGGCTTTACCGAACAAGCCGGCAATTTTCAGCATTTCAATTTCGGCCGCGGCGGCAGCGAAGGCGACCGCGTTTCGCTCGAGATCCAGGATTCGTCGGGCTCGAACAGCGCCAATCATGCTGTTCCCGCAGATGGCGGCCGCAGCCGACTGCAAAGTTTCCTATGGACCTTGTCGACGCCTAACCGCGACGGCACGCTTGACAGCACCGTCCTGCTGCACGAAATGACCCACGGCCTGTCAAACAGGCTGCACGGAAATACATCAGGGCTCAGCTCGAATATGGCCCGCGGTATGGGCGAAGGCTGGTCCGATTTTTATCCTCTTGCATTGCTCTCGCTGCCGACCGACGCACCGTGCGGGACCTATGCTATCGGCAGTTACATCACGTTTGGCATCGTTCCCGGAACGGCTAATTACTATTACGGCCTTAGGCGTTATCCCGTGGCAAAGATCAGCTGCCTCGGCCCCGGAGCTTTGCCGCACAACCCGCTCACGTTTCGTAATCTGAACGTAAATAGCTGCACCAACCTTCCCGGTTCGTTTCCGCCGGGGCCGTTGGGCTCTGGTACATGTGATCAGGTCCATAATGCAGGTGAGATATGGGCAGTGACGTTGTGGGAAGCTCGTGGTGTTTTGATCGAGATTCACGGAGCCGTAGAAGGCAACCGCCGAATGCTGCAATACACGACCGACGGAATGAAGCTCTCGCCTCTAAACCCGACATTCCTGCAGGCCCGCGATGCAATCATCGCAGCCGCTCAGGCGAGCGGCGGCACTGTGGATGCGAACGCGGTTCGCGAAGGTTTCAGGCGGCGCGGCCTCGGATTTAGTGCATCGATCCAGGCGATCACTCCGGCGGCAGTGACCGAGGCGTTCGACCTTGCCCCGTCGCAGATCCGTTCGCCGTTCGATTTTGACGGCGACGGCAGCACTGACATCTCGGTTTACAGGCCGTCCGAAGGCAATTGGTATCTTCAGCGAAGCACACAAGGATTTGCGGCCGTTAACTGGGGCATCGCAACGGACAAGGTCGTACCGGCCGATTATGACGGCGATTTCAAAACGGACATCGCCGTTTTCCGCAAAGGCGAGAACAGCACTTGGTACATCCTCAATAGCGGCACAAATACGGTGCGAATTCTTCAGTGGGGAGCAAACAACCTGGAACAGGCGATCTTGTTCGATACGGTCACGCCGGCAGATTATGACGGCGACGGCAAGGCAGACCCAGCAGTCTGGCGTTTGACCGACGATCTTGGCGAACCTGCACGATTTCTGATCCTGCAAAGCTCGAACGGGCAGGCCCGTGTCCGTCAGTGGGGACTCTTATCAGACGTTCCCGTTCCGGCCGATTACGACGGCGATCAAAAAGCAGACCTGGCAATATTCCGGGCGGCTTCGGGTCAATGGTGGATAGAAAAGAGCACAAATTCGTCGTTGAGTGTTTTGCAGTTCGGTACGTCGGGCGATAAGGCGGTTCCGGGCGATTACACCGGCGACGTGAAGGCAGATATAGCCGTCTGGCGGCCGACAAGCGGCGAATGGTTCGTGCTCCGGAGCGAGAACAACAGCTACTTCGCGTTCCCGTTCGGCATTTCGAGCGACCTTCCGGTTCCCGGAGATTATGATGGAGACGGAAAATATGATGCCGCCGTATTCAGGCTGTCAAATTCGGTGTGGTATGCGAACCGTTCAACTGCCGGCATCCGTATTCAGCAATTCGGTCTCAACGGTGATATGCCGCTGCCGAATGCCTATATTAGATAG
- a CDS encoding S41 family peptidase, translating to MANIRSIVCVLVLCSFASSVGAQARLPFDKPAEPFILKNGSSFSASGGNGGFDVSGSSKPTRIAAEILEAQDIIRRNHISGRKITLNDLTKSTMEGALSTLDPHSTYFDPAEWKEMLDEEQSSYSGIGASIANYEISGDANTYIVAAFPGSAAAKAELRYGDRIVAVNGERVVGSESAVVRDKLRGPDGTMVKVTLLRAATNREETVSLRRGPVPQPSIPDAYIIRPGIGYIALTDGFNYTTNDEFNSAMLRLKRQGMRSLVLDLRGNPGGIVDQAVKVVEKFLPVRSVIVTQKGRSRLDNRVWRSTNPTPETMPLVVLVDENSASASEIVAGAMQDQDRALIVGERTFGKGLVQSVLDLPAGSGLTLTTARYLTPAGRSIQRDYTQTGLYEYFNHVPTSAAIDKPYFEARTVTDRKVFGGDGILPDEVVKLPSMSERQISLLDPMFFFVRDAANGRVAGYVPSGRTINVSYGTRIESSDLPGNAALVSAFESYLMSHPEFNIAGGITRTEAAFIGLRLRYEVAIANFGSVSAQQVLIEDDAQAAKAIEALPRAAQLAQNAARVKSKPGK from the coding sequence ATGGCGAATATTCGTTCGATCGTTTGTGTTCTTGTGCTCTGCTCTTTTGCCTCGTCGGTCGGAGCACAGGCTCGTTTGCCGTTCGATAAGCCGGCTGAGCCATTTATTCTCAAAAATGGCAGTTCATTCTCGGCATCCGGCGGAAACGGCGGTTTCGACGTTTCCGGCAGTTCAAAGCCCACTCGGATCGCCGCCGAGATCCTCGAAGCGCAGGATATTATTCGCCGCAATCACATCTCGGGCCGAAAGATCACACTGAACGATCTAACTAAGTCCACGATGGAAGGCGCACTGTCGACACTCGATCCGCATTCCACCTATTTCGATCCCGCAGAATGGAAAGAAATGCTCGATGAGGAACAGAGCAGCTACAGCGGGATCGGTGCGTCGATCGCAAATTATGAGATCTCCGGAGACGCGAACACCTATATCGTCGCGGCATTTCCCGGCTCGGCCGCCGCTAAAGCTGAACTCCGATATGGCGATAGGATCGTAGCGGTGAACGGTGAACGTGTCGTGGGCAGTGAGTCCGCCGTCGTTCGCGACAAACTTCGCGGGCCGGACGGCACGATGGTCAAAGTAACTCTCTTGCGTGCCGCAACGAACCGAGAGGAAACAGTATCACTTCGCCGCGGCCCCGTGCCGCAGCCGTCGATACCGGACGCATACATTATCCGTCCCGGCATCGGCTATATCGCTCTCACCGACGGATTTAATTACACAACCAATGACGAATTCAACTCAGCAATGCTTAGGCTGAAGCGTCAGGGAATGCGTTCGCTGGTGCTCGATCTCCGCGGAAATCCCGGCGGAATAGTCGATCAGGCGGTAAAGGTCGTCGAGAAATTTCTGCCGGTTCGATCCGTGATCGTTACACAGAAAGGTCGTTCCCGGCTCGACAACCGCGTTTGGCGTTCGACAAATCCAACTCCCGAAACGATGCCGCTCGTCGTCCTGGTTGACGAAAACTCCGCATCTGCATCAGAGATCGTAGCCGGTGCGATGCAGGATCAAGATCGGGCACTGATCGTTGGTGAGCGGACATTCGGAAAGGGCCTCGTGCAAAGTGTTCTTGACCTCCCGGCTGGCTCCGGTCTGACACTTACAACGGCGAGATATCTGACGCCGGCCGGCCGTTCCATACAGCGTGATTATACACAGACAGGGCTTTACGAATATTTCAACCACGTGCCGACATCTGCTGCGATAGATAAACCTTATTTTGAGGCCCGAACGGTTACCGACCGAAAAGTATTCGGAGGCGACGGAATTTTGCCGGACGAGGTAGTCAAGCTGCCGTCGATGTCGGAACGCCAGATCTCGCTTTTGGATCCGATGTTCTTTTTTGTTCGCGACGCAGCGAACGGCCGCGTCGCGGGGTATGTACCTAGTGGCCGGACCATCAATGTCAGTTATGGAACGCGGATCGAATCCTCGGATCTCCCGGGAAATGCCGCGTTGGTCTCAGCGTTTGAGAGCTATCTGATGTCTCACCCCGAATTCAATATCGCCGGCGGTATCACCCGTACCGAGGCGGCATTTATCGGACTCAGGCTTCGCTATGAGGTCGCAATTGCAAACTTCGGCAGTGTCTCGGCTCAACAGGTCCTCATCGAGGATGACGCACAGGCCGCTAAGGCTATCGAAGCACTTCCCAGGGCTGCTCAACTAGCTCAAAATGCCGCTCGCGTGAAATCTAAACCCGGAAAATAA
- a CDS encoding VWA domain-containing protein, translating to MKFRSFAAVFCVAFAGLFSALGVSAQGVIVPIVCDRRPCRPMPRPVPLPNALPVKSIQLDTKINGQVATTHVEQVFRNDTQYTLEGTYFFPIPETASIVEFSIWENGKKLVGEVRSKEEARRIYDEIVRRQRDPGLLEYAGKDLFQASIFPIPPNSDKKLELTYTEILKAESGTVAYRYPLGTGRNVWRQNVDRSVRTQQQFGTVSGTIEIVGREALRNIYSPTHQIDTKRKGETAASVSFETKSNDTDFQLFYGISSGDFGMSLVTYREPGKDGYFLLMLSPKDNISEKELVNKDIVFVLDTSGSMADEGKMDKARKALLFGVRTLRDGDRFNIINFSGEEHLMERGLIAANAEGKKRGEEFVSRLQPTGGTNINDSLIASLKQFEKGDRPKMLVFMTDGLPTVGETNVERIVSNLKNAKNLDVRIFPFGFGYDVNTTLLDRIGAENSGMSDYVQPKEDLEIKVSNFFSRVSSPVLADLELDFGPVLTESTYPRKLTDLFRGMQMTVIGRYKNTNDLKNITLKLTGKAGKETRSFNYSNLDFPIRAEDNNFLPRLWASRRVGWLLEQIRNNGETKETRDEVVDLGTRYGLVTPYTSYLATDGSMTNIRRDAPTAGAFIIDGQSRAAEKSGAGAVRLSTQQNSMQMNTQVVAADDKDEREQIVLRNTVNNQFVANKNFTNISGVWVDADWTAELKLTTVSISFASDEYFALITSDRDVVPYLALGEQVTFVWKGKVYKITK from the coding sequence ATGAAGTTCAGATCGTTTGCAGCTGTTTTTTGCGTTGCTTTTGCAGGGCTTTTTTCGGCGTTGGGAGTTTCGGCTCAGGGTGTGATCGTGCCGATAGTCTGTGATCGAAGGCCTTGCCGGCCGATGCCGCGGCCGGTTCCACTGCCGAATGCACTGCCGGTCAAGTCGATTCAGCTTGATACGAAGATCAACGGCCAGGTGGCGACGACACACGTCGAACAGGTATTCCGCAACGATACGCAGTATACACTCGAGGGAACATATTTTTTCCCAATTCCTGAGACAGCATCGATAGTCGAATTTTCGATCTGGGAAAACGGCAAAAAATTGGTTGGCGAGGTTCGTTCTAAGGAAGAAGCAAGACGGATCTATGACGAGATCGTCCGGCGGCAGCGTGATCCCGGCTTGCTCGAATACGCCGGCAAAGACCTGTTTCAGGCATCGATATTTCCAATTCCACCAAATTCTGACAAGAAACTTGAGCTGACCTATACCGAGATCCTGAAGGCCGAATCAGGAACTGTTGCATATCGTTATCCTCTCGGCACAGGACGAAATGTCTGGCGGCAGAACGTTGACAGGAGTGTCCGTACCCAGCAGCAGTTCGGCACAGTTTCGGGCACGATCGAGATCGTCGGACGAGAGGCTCTGCGAAACATCTATTCGCCGACCCATCAGATCGATACAAAACGAAAAGGTGAGACCGCAGCCAGCGTTTCGTTCGAGACGAAGAGCAATGATACCGATTTTCAGCTATTTTACGGCATCTCCTCGGGCGATTTTGGGATGTCGCTTGTGACATATCGAGAGCCGGGCAAGGACGGTTATTTTCTGCTGATGCTGTCGCCAAAGGACAATATCTCGGAAAAGGAACTCGTCAACAAAGACATCGTTTTTGTACTCGACACTTCGGGCTCGATGGCGGACGAAGGCAAAATGGACAAGGCCCGAAAAGCCCTGCTTTTTGGCGTCAGGACGCTGCGTGACGGCGACCGGTTCAACATAATCAATTTCTCGGGCGAAGAGCATTTGATGGAACGCGGACTGATCGCGGCGAACGCTGAAGGCAAGAAACGCGGTGAGGAATTCGTCAGCCGTTTGCAGCCGACCGGCGGCACGAATATCAACGACTCGTTGATCGCGTCGCTCAAACAGTTTGAAAAAGGCGACCGTCCGAAAATGCTCGTTTTTATGACCGACGGTTTGCCAACCGTTGGTGAGACGAACGTTGAGCGGATAGTCTCGAATCTCAAAAACGCCAAAAACCTGGACGTGCGGATATTTCCATTCGGTTTCGGTTACGACGTGAATACGACGCTGCTCGATAGGATCGGAGCCGAGAACTCGGGAATGTCAGACTACGTTCAGCCCAAGGAAGATCTCGAGATAAAGGTGTCAAACTTCTTTTCGCGGGTGTCGTCGCCGGTGTTGGCAGACCTCGAACTCGATTTTGGGCCGGTCTTGACCGAGTCAACCTACCCGCGAAAGCTCACCGATCTTTTCCGCGGAATGCAGATGACGGTGATCGGGCGATACAAGAACACCAATGATCTAAAGAACATCACGCTCAAATTGACCGGAAAGGCCGGAAAGGAAACGCGTTCGTTCAACTATTCGAATCTCGATTTTCCGATTCGAGCGGAAGACAACAACTTTTTGCCGCGTCTGTGGGCGAGCCGCCGCGTTGGCTGGCTGCTTGAGCAGATCCGCAATAATGGCGAGACGAAAGAGACCCGCGACGAGGTCGTCGACCTCGGCACACGATACGGCCTCGTTACTCCTTATACGTCGTACCTCGCGACTGACGGTTCGATGACGAATATTCGGCGGGATGCCCCGACTGCCGGTGCTTTTATTATTGACGGACAAAGCCGGGCAGCGGAAAAGAGCGGTGCCGGTGCTGTCAGGCTGAGTACTCAGCAAAACTCGATGCAGATGAATACCCAGGTCGTGGCTGCCGATGACAAGGATGAAAGGGAGCAGATCGTGCTCCGAAACACCGTGAATAACCAGTTTGTTGCTAATAAGAACTTTACGAATATCAGCGGTGTTTGGGTCGATGCCGATTGGACGGCCGAGCTCAAACTGACGACGGTTTCGATCAGTTTTGCGAGCGACGAGTACTTTGCGTTGATCACTTCGGACCGTGATGTTGTACCGTACTTGGCACTCGGTGAACAAGTTACCTTTGTCTGGAAAGGAAAGGTCTACAAGATCACCAAGTAA
- a CDS encoding GAF domain-containing protein → MPEESPNDLTVRLRRLIETIDIANVLTEPITTSINELLAVSAAKMNSEDASVLVREGELGDLRFLAATGKVADQLIGMHVPAGKGIAGFVLMSGQPMAVSDVGEDSTFYAEVDRATGYSTQTILATPLRFKDEIIGVLEFINRSGSQPFAPFTSDELDTAAIYADSIASLVSAHESAKLLRDLSTKVLAESRESDLSAMRDWLAGTRNSAEHRERMDLAVLLREVAGRGDAERKLCRELLESIVRFSDEKGETSYLQY, encoded by the coding sequence ATGCCGGAAGAAAGCCCAAATGATCTGACCGTTCGGCTCAGACGCCTGATCGAGACCATCGATATCGCTAACGTGCTTACGGAGCCGATCACGACATCGATCAACGAACTCCTTGCCGTTTCTGCCGCGAAAATGAATTCGGAAGACGCTTCGGTCCTTGTTCGCGAAGGCGAATTAGGCGATCTGCGTTTCCTCGCGGCAACCGGTAAGGTCGCCGATCAGCTTATCGGAATGCATGTGCCGGCCGGGAAGGGAATAGCGGGATTTGTCTTGATGTCAGGACAGCCGATGGCCGTTTCGGACGTGGGCGAGGACAGCACGTTTTACGCAGAGGTCGATCGTGCGACCGGCTATTCGACGCAGACGATCCTGGCGACGCCGCTGCGGTTCAAAGACGAGATCATAGGCGTGCTCGAATTCATCAATCGCAGCGGCTCCCAGCCGTTCGCGCCGTTTACGTCTGACGAACTTGATACGGCTGCCATCTATGCCGATTCGATCGCGTCGCTGGTAAGTGCACATGAATCTGCGAAATTGCTTCGCGATCTGAGCACAAAGGTTCTGGCAGAATCACGGGAATCGGATCTATCGGCCATGCGGGACTGGCTCGCAGGAACACGTAATTCCGCCGAGCACCGCGAACGGATGGACCTCGCCGTCCTGCTTCGCGAGGTCGCCGGCCGAGGCGACGCCGAGCGCAAATTATGCCGCGAACTGCTGGAATCGATCGTACGGTTCTCGGACGAAAAGGGTGAGACGAGCTATTTGCAGTATTAG
- a CDS encoding ABC transporter ATP-binding protein, producing MALKIEKLSKRYDNRWALRDVELDVAEGEIFGIFGGTASGKTALLRVIAGIEKPNGGSVNFDGNGISFAEIEQPSGVTSLFRRKKSDSSSGEERIAAFRNSIAEHSGLILLDEPFCGIDAVERDRLINELQTAKQNGSTVIFASNDFEQIAAVCDRVAVLVKGEVAQIGFPQEVYENPASSAVAAIVGRNNLFTARRLTSTNADLPEFQTIEGSHRIVAQPTEKAALGAINQNVTLAIRPEQVSISFEASFPEDNILKAVVTAIRFLGPTTIIELDANGLRLESRVFRIVGLTVGEQCMIAMPPHRIQVLKN from the coding sequence ATGGCACTCAAGATCGAGAAACTCTCAAAACGGTACGACAATAGATGGGCTCTTCGCGATGTCGAATTGGATGTTGCCGAAGGCGAGATCTTCGGCATTTTCGGCGGTACTGCGTCCGGCAAGACCGCTTTATTACGCGTCATCGCGGGAATTGAAAAGCCGAACGGCGGAAGCGTCAATTTTGACGGCAACGGCATTTCGTTTGCCGAGATCGAACAACCGTCGGGCGTCACTTCGTTATTTCGCCGCAAGAAAAGCGATTCTTCGTCCGGCGAAGAACGCATCGCCGCATTTCGCAATTCGATCGCAGAGCACTCGGGCCTGATCCTTCTCGATGAGCCGTTTTGCGGCATCGACGCTGTCGAACGCGATCGTTTGATCAACGAGCTCCAAACAGCAAAGCAGAACGGTTCGACCGTGATATTTGCCTCAAACGACTTCGAACAGATCGCCGCAGTCTGCGATCGCGTGGCCGTTTTGGTCAAAGGCGAGGTCGCCCAGATCGGTTTTCCGCAGGAAGTGTATGAGAATCCGGCAAGTTCCGCCGTCGCCGCCATCGTCGGCCGAAATAACCTTTTCACAGCCCGTCGCCTGACCTCGACAAATGCCGATCTGCCCGAATTCCAAACCATCGAAGGCAGCCATCGAATCGTCGCCCAACCGACCGAAAAGGCCGCATTAGGTGCCATAAATCAAAACGTGACCCTAGCCATTCGCCCCGAACAGGTCTCGATCTCATTCGAAGCCTCATTTCCCGAGGACAATATCCTAAAAGCCGTCGTCACCGCGATCCGATTCCTTGGCCCGACGACAATCATCGAACTCGACGCCAACGGACTCCGCCTCGAATCCCGCGTCTTCCGCATCGTCGGCCTCACCGTCGGCGAACAATGCATGATCGCCATGCCCCCGCATCGGATCCAGGTGCTGAAAAACTGA
- a CDS encoding OmpA family protein — MKRSIARILFVSLLLAIGMSSAAIGQVDVARRTTAVTYPLDEPVMLQFRGTTRFPRMKGEARIKRTSRNGTEVEVSVSKMPRPFELGAGYATYVLWAISPDGQVDNMGEIKRRGFFEFDSKISVTTPLQTFALIITAEPHFLVRRPSQTIMLENLNPYTLSGKAVATTSAVQYFGNSSDFFRDSRTPEIAELDYSRTPSTILQAKQAVALARFAGAERDATTELTEAETLLENAENAWKAGRQEESVDITARQSISAAVKAENTAAVRKEAREKRNEKTRADAEARQSEARFTDAQNRIDDLKAELARETRGRELAERDAMNYSNQLRDLRDENGRLREELGRIKVEAETAKARLQAAENEKQQIQENRDKEAKAAKIKAAEADLMNALKRYGVVSRVDRSIVLVLPETLWQGTRTGTFAMQSDGKLTALAELLLNNPDYVIGIESHTDNTGPTETLQTLTDTRARRIFDKFASLGVAENRMTAKGYGGTLPVAQGTTAAIKAKNRRVNIILDLNLQ; from the coding sequence ATGAAGAGATCTATCGCTCGAATACTGTTCGTGTCGTTGCTGCTTGCGATCGGTATGTCGTCAGCGGCGATCGGTCAGGTCGATGTCGCCAGACGGACGACGGCGGTCACATATCCGCTCGATGAGCCCGTGATGCTGCAGTTTCGGGGCACAACGCGGTTTCCGCGAATGAAAGGCGAAGCCAGGATCAAGCGGACGAGCCGAAACGGTACTGAGGTCGAGGTATCGGTCTCAAAAATGCCGCGGCCGTTCGAACTCGGAGCCGGCTATGCGACGTACGTGTTATGGGCCATATCGCCGGACGGGCAGGTCGATAATATGGGCGAGATCAAGCGCCGCGGATTCTTCGAATTCGATTCGAAGATCAGCGTCACTACGCCGCTGCAAACATTTGCTCTGATCATCACCGCCGAACCGCATTTCCTTGTTCGTAGGCCGAGCCAGACGATAATGCTCGAGAATCTCAATCCGTATACACTCAGCGGCAAGGCAGTGGCAACCACATCGGCTGTGCAGTATTTTGGCAATTCGAGCGATTTCTTTCGCGATTCGCGAACTCCGGAGATCGCAGAATTAGACTATTCACGGACACCCTCGACCATTCTGCAGGCGAAACAAGCCGTTGCTCTCGCCCGTTTCGCCGGAGCCGAACGCGATGCGACCACCGAGCTGACCGAGGCGGAAACGCTGCTTGAGAACGCTGAAAATGCCTGGAAAGCCGGCCGTCAGGAAGAGTCGGTAGATATCACCGCTCGTCAATCGATAAGTGCGGCCGTTAAAGCGGAGAACACTGCAGCGGTACGAAAAGAAGCCCGTGAAAAGCGCAACGAAAAGACACGTGCTGACGCCGAGGCACGGCAGAGTGAGGCCCGTTTTACCGATGCTCAAAACCGAATCGACGATCTAAAGGCCGAACTCGCTCGTGAAACACGCGGCCGGGAACTGGCCGAACGTGACGCGATGAACTATTCGAATCAGCTCCGCGACCTCAGGGATGAAAACGGCAGGCTTCGCGAAGAACTCGGCCGCATTAAGGTCGAGGCCGAGACCGCAAAGGCCCGACTTCAGGCTGCTGAGAACGAAAAGCAACAGATTCAGGAGAATCGCGACAAAGAGGCAAAAGCCGCGAAAATAAAGGCTGCCGAAGCCGATCTGATGAACGCGTTAAAACGTTACGGCGTCGTTTCGCGGGTAGATAGGTCGATCGTGCTGGTCTTGCCCGAGACCCTGTGGCAGGGAACTCGAACGGGCACCTTCGCTATGCAGTCGGACGGCAAGCTGACGGCCCTCGCCGAGCTTTTGCTGAATAACCCCGACTACGTTATCGGCATCGAATCGCATACTGATAACACCGGCCCGACCGAGACGCTTCAGACACTGACCGATACTCGGGCCCGCCGTATATTTGATAAATTCGCATCGCTCGGCGTCGCCGAGAACCGTATGACCGCCAAGGGCTACGGAGGCACTCTGCCCGTCGCTCAGGGAACGACCGCCGCGATCAAGGCAAAGAACCGGCGGGTGAATATTATCCTCGATCTTAATTTGCAGTAG